In Candidatus Goldiibacteriota bacterium, the DNA window TTTGAATATCGGAGTGTATTTTGCCCGCAGCTTCTTCCGCCCTGGAATTGCGCAGAATAGGCCAGGCGCGGCATTCGTCCGCACCGGACGTGAAAAACGTTATTAAATCCAGCAGATTGTAAGCATGCGTGATAAATTCGTCAAAACCTTTATATTCAAACCCAAGCTCTTTTAAGTAGTCCGCGCGTTCTTCTTCGCCCAATTCCATCATTTCTGATTCTATCCTGGCGGAAATTACCGCGTATTCGGCTTTTCTCTTTTTTATGTAATCGGTTAATTCCGGAAAGTTCTTTTCAAAGTTTTCTATTTTGTCCTCATCCGTGTTTAAGACATATAACATGGGCTTTAAAGTCATAAGGCCAAGCTCTTTAACCTGAAGTCTTTCTTCCGGTGTAAGCCCTATCGAGGACGCGGGCATGCCTTTTTCAAGAGTGTCTTTTACTTTTCTAAGCGCTTCAAATTTCTTTAACGCTTCTTTATCATTGCCGGATTTTGCAGCCCTTTCATATTTCTGAAAGCCTTTTGTAACGCTTTCAAGGTCGGCAAGCATAAGTTCTGTTTCTATTGTTTCAATGTCGCCTATGGGGTCAAGCTTACCTGTGGTGCGCACCACATTCTGGTCGGTAAATACCCTAACCACGTGCGCTATAGCGTCCACTTCCCTTATGTTGCCAAGAAATTTATTGCCAAGGCCTTCGCCTTTGCTTGCGCCTTTCACAAGGCCGGCGATATCAACAAATTTAAATGTAGCGGGAACCAGTTTTGTTTTCCCGTCATTGTAAAGGTTAAATAAAAAATCAAGGCGTTTGTCCGGAACCGCCACTATCCCCACATTGGGTTCAATTGTGCAGAATTCATAATTGGCAACCTGGGCGCCTTTTGTCTTTGTAAGTACGTTAAACGTTGTGGACTTTCCCACATTGGGCAGCCCTACTATTCCTACTTCCATTATAATACCTCCGGATAATCTGCCAAAAAAACAGGCGTACTTGCGTATAAATGCGTGTTAATGAAAAAGGGCCGGTTTGCACCGGCCCTTTTTCTATTACTTACGGAAATAAATCCCGTTTATTTCTTTTTGCCTTTGCCGCTAACCGCTTTTGCAACTTCATCAGCTACTCCGCTGTCATCAGACCTTTTGGAGAAGAACAGGGCTGTGCCGATAATTGCAAGGCAGATTACAACAACTGCTATAACTCCCGCGTTATATCCGGGATTCTTGATGATAAGAGGCGCTATAAGGATAG includes these proteins:
- the ychF gene encoding redox-regulated ATPase YchF, producing MEVGIVGLPNVGKSTTFNVLTKTKGAQVANYEFCTIEPNVGIVAVPDKRLDFLFNLYNDGKTKLVPATFKFVDIAGLVKGASKGEGLGNKFLGNIREVDAIAHVVRVFTDQNVVRTTGKLDPIGDIETIETELMLADLESVTKGFQKYERAAKSGNDKEALKKFEALRKVKDTLEKGMPASSIGLTPEERLQVKELGLMTLKPMLYVLNTDEDKIENFEKNFPELTDYIKKRKAEYAVISARIESEMMELGEEERADYLKELGFEYKGFDEFITHAYNLLDLITFFTSGADECRAWPILRNSRAEEAAGKIHSDIQRGFIRAEVMKFEEFKDVKDDLKMKEKGLVRSEGRDYIMQDGDIVYFKFNV